The proteins below come from a single Halostagnicola larsenii XH-48 genomic window:
- a CDS encoding coiled-coil protein, translated as MVDESKNIELTEDDLENKSKGQLIKMAGQLRDRRNDLNQMASERASSRDDLNAKTREKVDEAQEHREKRDELNEQVQEHKESRNELNAEANKLFDRVEKLKSDMELDEGKDLEELEEEIEQLEFKQQTEVLSSEEEQELIEKIEGKREEYAERKGKLEQNDDLEELVEEAEEVRSEASQHHQKVTELADKAQEHHNEMIEAYREADDIRDEADEMHESFVEAQEAADQHHEDFVRVQKRLRELDKKEEKERKSQRDKKKEEAKEEAEEIYQKFKEGETLDTEDLMKLQKTGLL; from the coding sequence ATGGTAGACGAATCCAAAAACATCGAACTCACAGAAGACGACCTCGAAAACAAATCGAAAGGCCAGCTCATCAAGATGGCCGGCCAGCTCCGAGATCGACGAAACGATCTCAACCAGATGGCCTCCGAGCGGGCATCCAGCCGCGACGATCTTAACGCAAAGACGCGCGAGAAGGTCGACGAGGCACAGGAACACCGCGAAAAACGCGACGAGCTCAACGAGCAGGTTCAAGAGCACAAAGAGAGCCGTAACGAGCTCAACGCGGAAGCGAACAAGCTCTTCGACCGCGTCGAGAAGCTCAAATCGGACATGGAACTCGACGAGGGAAAAGATCTCGAGGAACTCGAAGAGGAGATCGAACAACTCGAGTTCAAACAGCAGACCGAAGTGCTCTCGAGTGAGGAAGAACAGGAGCTCATCGAGAAGATCGAGGGAAAACGCGAGGAGTACGCAGAGCGCAAGGGCAAACTCGAGCAAAACGACGACCTCGAGGAACTCGTCGAGGAAGCCGAAGAGGTCCGATCGGAGGCCTCCCAGCACCACCAGAAGGTCACCGAACTCGCGGACAAGGCCCAGGAACATCACAACGAGATGATCGAGGCCTATCGTGAAGCCGACGACATCCGCGACGAGGCCGACGAGATGCACGAGTCCTTCGTCGAGGCGCAGGAAGCGGCCGACCAGCACCACGAGGACTTCGTCCGCGTCCAGAAGCGCCTGCGTGAACTCGACAAGAAAGAAGAGAAAGAACGCAAGTCCCAGCGGGACAAGAAAAAGGAGGAGGCCAAGGAGGAAGCCGAGGAGATCTACCAGAAGTTCAAGGAAGGAGAGACCCTCGACACCGAGGACCTGATGAAACTCCAGAAAACCGGTCTACTCTAA
- a CDS encoding tubulin/FtsZ family protein, producing the protein MKVALIGVGQAGGKVTERLVRFDADMEFDAIQGGLVVNSAKADLQSLEFVDTQLIGADRVNGHGVGGDNELGAEIMQSDIDQVIGGIDGRITSSADAIFVVAGLGGGTGSGGAPVLVNNLQRVYDIPVYALGILPGRNEGSLYQANAGRSLKTIIREADSTLLIDNDAWHEQGESVEGAFETINENIAQRVGLLFASGEGMDGVGESVVDSSEVINTLRGGGVAALGYASELAAEESGENIRTVMNVSRQSLLTGTSLPDATTADAALLVIAGDPDVIPRKGVEKSRRWLEDETGSMQVRGGDFPLQSDRVAALVLLGGVERSDRIDQFMERAREAQKQEDEPREDPAEQFADDRLENLF; encoded by the coding sequence ATGAAAGTTGCCCTGATCGGGGTGGGCCAGGCTGGTGGAAAGGTCACCGAACGGCTCGTCCGATTCGATGCCGACATGGAGTTCGACGCGATTCAAGGTGGGCTCGTCGTCAACTCCGCGAAGGCAGACCTCCAGTCTCTCGAGTTCGTCGACACGCAACTCATCGGTGCAGACCGCGTCAACGGCCACGGCGTCGGCGGCGATAACGAACTCGGCGCAGAGATCATGCAAAGCGACATCGACCAGGTGATCGGCGGTATCGACGGCCGCATCACCTCGAGCGCGGACGCGATATTCGTCGTCGCCGGACTCGGCGGCGGAACCGGAAGCGGCGGCGCGCCGGTTCTGGTCAACAACCTCCAGCGGGTATACGACATCCCGGTCTACGCGCTCGGCATCCTCCCGGGGCGAAACGAGGGATCGCTGTATCAGGCGAACGCCGGCCGTTCGCTGAAAACGATCATCCGAGAGGCGGATTCGACGCTGCTGATCGACAACGACGCGTGGCACGAGCAAGGCGAGAGCGTCGAGGGCGCGTTCGAAACGATCAACGAGAACATCGCTCAGCGCGTCGGGCTCCTGTTCGCATCGGGCGAAGGGATGGACGGCGTCGGCGAGAGCGTCGTCGACTCGAGTGAAGTCATCAACACGCTCCGGGGTGGCGGCGTCGCCGCGCTCGGCTACGCGAGCGAACTCGCAGCCGAGGAAAGCGGCGAGAACATTCGAACCGTCATGAACGTCTCGAGACAGTCCCTGCTGACGGGGACGAGTCTTCCGGACGCGACCACCGCCGACGCGGCGCTGCTCGTTATCGCCGGAGATCCGGACGTGATTCCGCGAAAAGGCGTCGAAAAGTCTCGACGCTGGCTCGAAGACGAAACCGGGAGCATGCAGGTCCGCGGGGGTGACTTCCCGCTCCAGAGCGATCGAGTCGCCGCACTCGTCTTGCTCGGCGGCGTCGAACGCTCCGACCGGATCGACCAGTTCATGGAACGCGCCCGCGAGGCACAGAAACAGGAGGACGAGCCGAGAGAAGACCCTGCCGAGCAGTTCGCTGACGACCGACTCGAGAATCTTTTCTAA
- a CDS encoding DUF7310 family coiled-coil domain-containing protein, which yields MSDFERLERRLAAVERALTDSDRPVSDVPEQAAIADDIDRLDERIDDLVARVADLEGSTQALRGYVGNVRSVNEAVERRADAAVATVDRLERRIEAVEGARTDSETTMVVSRAVVRDSTTPAGRYRSESGGSGPETDPDSTTDQRAALEEFHQTDPDHSVDRSLLAGGSDRRSRPGVGVTDASSVRLADPSAIDHQQIEAELAELTAIDDEPDRRDSTEPTEDQSRRDDADESDGTAIFEAVRGLFS from the coding sequence ATGAGCGATTTCGAGCGGCTCGAACGGCGACTCGCCGCCGTCGAACGAGCACTCACAGACAGCGACCGTCCGGTGAGCGACGTTCCGGAGCAGGCCGCGATTGCTGACGATATCGACCGCCTCGACGAGCGAATCGACGATTTGGTTGCCCGCGTCGCCGACCTCGAGGGGAGCACGCAGGCGTTGCGCGGCTACGTGGGAAACGTTCGATCGGTCAACGAAGCCGTCGAACGACGCGCGGACGCGGCGGTCGCGACTGTCGATCGCCTCGAGCGCCGCATCGAGGCGGTCGAGGGAGCACGAACGGACTCGGAGACGACCATGGTCGTCTCGAGGGCCGTCGTCCGCGATTCGACGACACCAGCAGGTCGGTACCGAAGCGAGAGCGGAGGATCCGGTCCCGAAACCGATCCCGATTCGACGACCGATCAGCGGGCCGCGCTCGAGGAATTCCACCAAACCGATCCAGACCACTCGGTTGACCGTTCCCTGCTGGCCGGCGGTAGCGACCGCCGGTCTCGACCGGGAGTGGGCGTGACGGACGCCAGCAGCGTTCGCCTCGCTGATCCGAGCGCGATCGATCACCAACAGATCGAAGCGGAACTCGCCGAACTGACGGCGATTGACGACGAACCGGACCGGCGTGATTCGACGGAGCCGACCGAGGATCAATCCCGACGAGACGACGCCGACGAATCGGACGGTACAGCGATTTTCGAGGCTGTTCGTGGCCTATTCTCGTGA
- a CDS encoding DUF5791 family protein → MFYEQRMSVPESPAELRAEYDDDLAQVLETRGLEHVSMLTGIDEDRLESIGTAEPPSLSLEEAAQIQSQGSDDPDPETIETMACEHLLLGMSTAVLDVDAVESELEIDLDPKEIQQKIERRAPMSFDEYVHVQHTIVSNTP, encoded by the coding sequence ATGTTCTACGAGCAGCGGATGTCCGTTCCGGAGTCGCCGGCGGAACTCCGCGCGGAGTACGACGACGACCTCGCACAGGTACTCGAAACCCGCGGTCTCGAGCACGTGTCGATGCTCACGGGAATCGACGAGGATCGGCTCGAGTCGATCGGGACGGCTGAGCCGCCGTCGCTGTCGCTCGAGGAGGCGGCACAGATCCAGTCGCAGGGCTCGGACGATCCGGACCCGGAGACGATCGAAACGATGGCCTGCGAACACCTCCTGCTGGGCATGTCGACTGCCGTCCTCGACGTGGATGCCGTCGAAAGCGAACTGGAGATCGATCTCGATCCCAAGGAGATTCAACAGAAGATCGAACGGCGGGCTCCGATGTCGTTCGACGAGTACGTGCACGTACAGCATACTATCGTGAGCAATACTCCATAA
- a CDS encoding DUF7839 domain-containing protein, producing the protein MVDVLDNKRAATRFRILVQIAERQPAVSQGEIAADVGVTSQAVSEYIRDLVDDGLVEKEGRSRYRVTNEGVDWLFTTADDVRRFADHVTGDVLDAMSEAAYIATDDIEEGETVTLFVRDGLLHAKSGEDGPATGVATTDAEAGTDVGVTSFEGVMELEPGSVTVLQVPAVRTGGSRAIADEFITETCDGADLVVATGVEAVVACRQAGTEPAVNFAGGEVAADAAERGLEVVAVVTIDSVGRVTDALRDAGVAYEVLEG; encoded by the coding sequence ATGGTCGATGTCCTCGACAACAAGCGGGCTGCGACGCGGTTTCGAATCCTCGTCCAGATCGCCGAGCGCCAGCCCGCGGTCAGCCAGGGAGAGATCGCAGCCGACGTCGGGGTGACGAGCCAGGCGGTCAGCGAGTACATCCGCGATCTCGTCGACGACGGCCTCGTCGAAAAGGAGGGGCGCTCTCGCTATCGCGTTACCAACGAGGGCGTCGACTGGCTCTTTACCACCGCCGACGACGTTCGCCGGTTCGCAGATCACGTTACCGGCGACGTCCTCGACGCGATGAGCGAGGCGGCCTACATCGCGACCGACGATATCGAGGAGGGAGAGACCGTCACGCTATTCGTTCGAGACGGCCTGTTACACGCGAAGTCGGGCGAGGACGGGCCGGCGACCGGCGTCGCGACGACCGACGCCGAAGCGGGAACGGACGTTGGCGTCACGAGCTTCGAGGGCGTCATGGAACTCGAGCCCGGTTCCGTTACCGTGTTGCAGGTGCCCGCGGTTCGAACCGGCGGAAGTCGGGCCATCGCCGACGAGTTCATCACCGAGACCTGCGACGGTGCCGACCTCGTGGTCGCAACCGGCGTCGAAGCCGTCGTCGCCTGCCGACAGGCTGGAACGGAGCCGGCCGTAAACTTCGCGGGCGGGGAAGTCGCCGCAGACGCCGCAGAGCGCGGTCTCGAGGTGGTCGCCGTCGTGACGATCGATTCCGTCGGCCGGGTCACGGACGCGCTTCGGGACGCCGGCGTGGCGTACGAAGTGCTCGAAGGATAG
- a CDS encoding nucleoside hydrolase, whose translation MSRPLLIDTDPGCDDALALLLALERDELDVVGLSTVHGNASLADTTRNARSLLECFDRTDIPLSEGAKLPLTAELETAEHIHGPGGIRGELPEPTSATEPLEQHAAQFIVEKAREYEGELTLAAIGPLTNVALALAIEPDLPDLLDELIVMGGAAFAPGNVTPLAEANFRSDPEAAARVVRDAEPTIVGLDVTNGANVPGEWIDALPEETALGRSIVEWFTYYSGAQLEQYEYETTAIHDALAIAGIVDEDVLETETYHMQVGTDSDLDRGALVCDATDVTDGKPNGSVALEADFERYRELLTGSVERTLDTLADRRA comes from the coding sequence ATGTCTCGGCCGCTATTGATCGATACCGACCCCGGATGCGACGATGCGCTCGCGCTCTTGCTCGCCCTCGAGCGCGACGAACTCGACGTCGTCGGCCTGAGTACCGTCCACGGCAACGCGTCGCTCGCCGACACGACGAGAAACGCCAGATCCCTCCTCGAGTGCTTCGATAGAACCGATATTCCGCTCTCTGAGGGTGCGAAGCTGCCGCTTACGGCCGAACTCGAGACGGCCGAACACATCCACGGTCCGGGCGGAATTCGCGGCGAACTACCCGAACCGACGAGCGCGACGGAGCCGCTCGAGCAACACGCTGCCCAGTTCATCGTCGAGAAAGCCCGAGAGTACGAGGGGGAACTGACGCTGGCAGCGATCGGCCCGCTGACGAACGTCGCGCTCGCGCTCGCGATCGAACCCGACCTCCCGGACCTGCTCGACGAACTGATCGTGATGGGCGGCGCGGCGTTTGCGCCCGGAAACGTGACGCCGCTGGCGGAGGCGAACTTCCGGTCCGACCCGGAGGCGGCCGCTCGAGTGGTTCGGGATGCTGAGCCGACGATCGTCGGTCTCGACGTGACCAACGGCGCGAACGTGCCCGGCGAGTGGATCGACGCACTGCCAGAAGAGACCGCCCTCGGCCGGTCGATCGTCGAGTGGTTCACCTACTATTCGGGCGCCCAACTCGAGCAGTACGAGTACGAGACGACGGCGATCCACGACGCGCTGGCGATCGCCGGAATCGTCGACGAGGACGTTCTCGAGACCGAGACCTACCACATGCAGGTCGGCACCGACTCGGACCTCGATCGGGGCGCGCTCGTCTGTGACGCGACCGATGTCACGGACGGGAAGCCGAACGGCTCGGTCGCCCTCGAGGCCGACTTCGAACGCTATCGCGAACTGCTTACAGGGTCGGTCGAGCGGACGCTCGATACGCTTGCCGATCGCAGGGCTTAG
- a CDS encoding enolase C-terminal domain-like protein gives MPPQITEIESIEFSYELVDVGTDENGFNLVYEPGSTTTRKLFALSIETDVGITGQYVGGNSPAAAQINTFADYLIGKNPLERERHWSEIKRGLRKYDRMGIGPVDIALWDFAGKYHDVPIHELLGTYTRRLPTYASTYHADDNGGLDSPEAYADFAEECLELGFPGFKIHGWGGGDAARDIDREIETVHAVGDRVGDEMDLMIDPACEYQTYGDALKVGRACDEEDFLWYEDPYRDGGISQHAHRKLRESLETPILQTEHVRGLEPFTDFIANDATDFVRADPEYDGGITGAIKRARIAEGFGLDVEFHAPGPAQRQCIAAIRNANYYELALVHPDCANTQPPIYRGEYSESLESIDDDGTVPVPDDPGLGVEYDWEFIEENAIGRRVYN, from the coding sequence GTGCCACCACAGATAACCGAAATCGAATCGATCGAGTTTTCCTACGAACTGGTAGACGTCGGAACCGACGAGAACGGGTTCAACCTGGTGTACGAGCCCGGATCGACGACGACGCGAAAACTGTTCGCACTCAGTATCGAAACCGATGTCGGGATCACCGGCCAGTACGTCGGCGGCAACTCGCCGGCGGCCGCACAGATCAACACGTTCGCGGACTATCTCATCGGGAAGAACCCGCTCGAGCGCGAACGCCACTGGAGCGAGATCAAACGCGGGCTGCGAAAGTACGACCGGATGGGGATCGGCCCGGTCGACATCGCGCTCTGGGACTTCGCCGGAAAGTACCACGACGTTCCGATTCACGAACTGCTCGGCACCTACACGAGGCGGCTCCCGACGTACGCCTCGACCTACCACGCCGACGATAACGGCGGACTCGATTCACCGGAGGCCTACGCAGACTTCGCCGAGGAGTGTCTCGAACTCGGCTTTCCCGGCTTCAAGATACACGGCTGGGGCGGCGGCGACGCGGCCAGGGACATCGATCGAGAGATCGAGACGGTCCACGCCGTCGGCGACCGGGTCGGCGACGAAATGGATCTCATGATCGACCCCGCCTGCGAGTACCAGACCTACGGCGATGCGCTCAAAGTCGGCCGCGCGTGCGACGAAGAGGACTTCCTCTGGTACGAAGATCCCTACCGTGACGGCGGGATCTCCCAACACGCCCACCGAAAGCTTCGGGAATCGCTCGAGACGCCGATCCTCCAGACAGAGCACGTTCGGGGACTCGAGCCATTTACCGACTTCATCGCCAACGACGCGACTGACTTCGTGCGCGCGGATCCGGAATACGACGGCGGGATCACCGGCGCGATAAAGCGCGCCCGGATCGCCGAGGGGTTCGGCCTCGACGTCGAGTTTCACGCGCCCGGACCCGCCCAGCGCCAGTGTATCGCCGCGATTCGAAACGCGAACTACTACGAACTCGCGCTGGTCCACCCCGATTGTGCGAACACACAACCGCCGATCTACCGCGGGGAGTACTCCGAATCCCTCGAGTCGATCGACGACGACGGAACCGTGCCGGTGCCGGACGACCCCGGACTCGGTGTCGAATACGACTGGGAATTCATCGAGGAGAACGCGATCGGACGCCGAGTATACAACTAA
- a CDS encoding phosphoribosyltransferase: protein MFADRTDAGDRLAAELERRGTKADVVLGIPRGALPVARPVADALDADLDVVVARKLGAPNNPELAVGAVASEGSVWHNDPLIGRLGVSESYLESVEADEIENAREKADRYRETPGLPDLEGTHVVVVDDGVATGATAIACLRQVREANAARVTLAVPVGPPGSLADLEDEADEVIALRTPADFRAVGQYYRTFGQVTDEEAIEYLDHG, encoded by the coding sequence ATGTTCGCGGATCGAACCGACGCCGGCGATCGACTCGCAGCGGAACTCGAGCGCCGCGGGACGAAAGCCGACGTCGTCCTCGGCATTCCTCGCGGCGCGCTGCCGGTCGCCAGACCGGTCGCGGACGCACTCGATGCCGATCTCGACGTCGTCGTCGCCCGAAAACTCGGCGCGCCGAACAACCCGGAACTGGCCGTCGGGGCAGTCGCGAGCGAGGGAAGCGTCTGGCACAATGACCCGCTTATCGGGCGGCTGGGCGTCTCCGAGTCCTACCTCGAGTCGGTCGAGGCCGACGAAATCGAAAACGCACGCGAGAAGGCCGACCGCTACCGCGAGACGCCGGGTCTTCCGGACCTCGAGGGAACGCACGTGGTGGTCGTCGACGACGGCGTGGCGACGGGAGCGACCGCGATTGCGTGTCTTCGACAGGTCCGCGAGGCGAACGCGGCTCGAGTCACCCTCGCCGTCCCGGTCGGCCCGCCGGGTTCGCTCGCCGATCTCGAGGACGAAGCCGACGAGGTCATCGCCCTGCGAACCCCCGCCGATTTCCGCGCCGTCGGACAGTACTACCGGACGTTCGGGCAGGTGACCGACGAGGAGGCGATCGAATACCTCGATCACGGGTAA
- a CDS encoding CobW family GTP-binding protein, translating into MSQDSIPVTVLSGNLGAGKTTLLNHLLRNAGERDLAVLVNDMGSVNVDAERVAEDSELEVSGGVAELSNGCICCELRDDLETAVVRLARDREFDRLIVESSGISEPEPVARLFTTSSRVAARYEIDALVTVLDTRLFLDSFDGTATPKRRGADPESAVDGDASTRPLSDLLIEQLEVASVVLLNKTDLCDRDELERAETLVNALQPAAELIRTEFSVVDPDRLFDGDRFDPATLGERAGWQRALAGDEHAEPDSEPASHGPPGTDHDHRHPDEVYGVDSFVFRERRPFHPERFHEFLRSLPSSVVRSKGIAWVAGRDVKVEISQAGPSIRATVRGPWIASLPEVDRQLYRSNRPDLAWDDDHGDRRTELVFIGTDLESSRLRSDLEAALVTDDELERAETLENRFPIEPEDERVLREP; encoded by the coding sequence ATGTCACAGGATTCGATTCCCGTCACGGTCCTGTCCGGGAATCTCGGCGCCGGCAAAACGACCCTGCTCAATCACCTGCTTCGGAACGCTGGCGAGAGAGACCTCGCAGTGCTGGTCAACGACATGGGTTCGGTCAACGTCGACGCCGAACGCGTCGCGGAAGACTCGGAACTCGAGGTCAGCGGCGGCGTCGCCGAGCTATCCAACGGGTGTATCTGCTGTGAGCTTCGAGACGACCTCGAGACCGCGGTCGTCAGACTGGCCCGAGACCGGGAATTCGATCGGCTGATCGTCGAGTCATCCGGAATTTCCGAACCCGAGCCGGTCGCTCGGCTCTTTACGACGAGTTCTCGCGTCGCAGCCCGCTACGAAATCGACGCGCTGGTCACCGTCCTCGATACGCGACTCTTTCTCGACTCCTTCGACGGCACAGCGACACCGAAACGTCGCGGCGCAGATCCCGAATCCGCTGTGGATGGGGACGCCTCGACCCGCCCCCTCTCCGATCTTCTGATCGAACAGCTCGAGGTCGCCTCGGTCGTCCTGCTCAACAAGACCGACCTCTGTGACCGGGACGAACTCGAGCGCGCGGAGACGCTCGTGAACGCGCTCCAACCGGCGGCCGAGCTAATTCGAACCGAGTTCAGCGTGGTCGACCCCGACCGACTCTTCGACGGGGACCGGTTCGATCCCGCCACGCTCGGCGAACGGGCCGGCTGGCAGCGCGCGCTCGCGGGGGACGAACACGCCGAACCCGATAGTGAACCGGCCAGCCACGGCCCTCCTGGAACGGACCACGACCATCGCCACCCAGACGAGGTCTACGGCGTCGACTCGTTCGTCTTCCGCGAGCGGCGACCGTTCCACCCGGAACGGTTCCACGAGTTCCTCCGATCGCTTCCTTCGAGCGTCGTCCGATCGAAGGGGATCGCGTGGGTCGCGGGCCGCGACGTGAAAGTCGAAATCAGTCAGGCGGGCCCCTCGATCCGGGCGACCGTCCGCGGCCCGTGGATCGCGTCCCTCCCCGAGGTCGATCGGCAACTGTACCGATCGAATCGTCCGGACCTCGCGTGGGACGACGACCACGGCGATCGACGAACGGAACTCGTCTTCATCGGCACGGATCTCGAGTCCTCGAGGCTTCGCTCGGATCTCGAGGCGGCGCTCGTCACCGACGACGAACTCGAGCGTGCGGAAACGCTCGAAAACCGGTTTCCGATCGAACCTGAAGACGAGCGCGTGCTCCGCGAGCCCTGA
- a CDS encoding HalOD1 output domain-containing protein, with translation METTLTGTLETRSDSEPLSVKVVRKVAQMDGVDPTELDAPLYDVINPEALDELFEPRRNGEQRSGTVEFTYHGYDIVIEHSDDGGPTITLEETGASSGSTSEGIDESNSDSTGDVSHYCLDCDWALTDAEEHSTSERSGLAIAHHVETGHTIEAADSIDERNTSTDAVNEPAAPVDAIDELPGDSEDEPAVTVSDDSVVPN, from the coding sequence ATGGAAACAACACTTACCGGCACACTCGAGACGCGGTCCGACTCGGAGCCACTTAGTGTCAAGGTGGTTCGAAAAGTTGCACAAATGGACGGGGTCGATCCAACGGAACTCGACGCGCCGTTGTACGACGTTATCAACCCGGAGGCGCTCGACGAACTCTTCGAACCGAGACGAAACGGCGAACAGCGGTCCGGCACTGTCGAATTTACCTACCATGGCTACGATATCGTCATCGAGCACAGCGACGATGGCGGTCCGACGATCACGCTCGAGGAGACCGGCGCGTCGTCGGGATCCACGAGCGAGGGTATCGATGAATCGAACAGCGATTCGACGGGGGATGTGAGCCACTACTGTCTCGATTGCGACTGGGCGCTTACCGACGCCGAAGAGCACTCGACGAGCGAACGGTCCGGGCTGGCGATCGCCCACCACGTCGAGACGGGTCACACGATCGAAGCTGCTGACTCGATCGACGAGCGAAACACTTCGACCGATGCAGTCAACGAGCCTGCCGCCCCCGTCGACGCGATCGACGAACTCCCCGGCGACTCCGAAGACGAACCTGCGGTGACCGTATCCGACGATTCGGTCGTACCGAACTGA
- a CDS encoding Lrp/AsnC family transcriptional regulator: MSADLDDVDREILYALQQDARNNSNADISERVGVSPSTVGKRITSLEERGIIKGYSPEIDYEKAGLPLEVLFICTAQIAEREALVEAAHEIDGVVNVREIMTGTKNVHIHVVGETNDDITQIAATLDGRGYDITDEILLRSERDSAASVFLESAPDDRAKSHER, encoded by the coding sequence ATGTCCGCGGACCTCGACGACGTCGATCGAGAGATTCTGTACGCCCTCCAACAGGACGCGCGGAACAACTCGAACGCCGACATCAGCGAGCGAGTCGGCGTTTCCCCGAGTACGGTCGGGAAACGGATAACGAGCCTCGAGGAGCGTGGAATCATTAAGGGATACAGCCCGGAAATCGACTACGAGAAGGCCGGCCTCCCGCTCGAAGTGCTTTTTATTTGTACGGCACAGATCGCAGAGAGAGAAGCCCTCGTCGAAGCCGCCCACGAGATCGACGGCGTCGTCAACGTCCGCGAGATCATGACCGGGACCAAAAACGTCCACATTCACGTCGTCGGGGAGACCAACGACGACATCACTCAGATTGCTGCGACGCTCGACGGGCGCGGATACGACATCACCGACGAGATACTGTTGCGAAGCGAACGAGATTCCGCTGCGTCGGTCTTCCTCGAATCGGCTCCCGACGACCGAGCAAAATCACATGAAAGATGA